One genomic region from Bacillus sp. SLBN-46 encodes:
- a CDS encoding RNA polymerase sigma factor, with protein sequence MKVSDIRDREILRWYEEFNESIFKYIFIMIQDYQQAEDLRHEVFLKAYVHYDSFRRQSNPKTWLYSIAHNLTIDFIRKRKPILFLQEAFLFKKDPNPLPEEKIEIKESAYELYKALGAIKDSYREVIILRKIKEFSIEETAEILGWSGSKVKSTLFRAIPVLEKQLLKEGYLLEETI encoded by the coding sequence ATGAAGGTGTCGGATATACGAGATAGAGAAATCTTGAGATGGTATGAGGAGTTTAACGAATCTATTTTTAAGTATATTTTTATAATGATCCAAGATTACCAGCAAGCAGAAGATTTGAGGCACGAGGTCTTTTTAAAGGCCTATGTTCATTATGATTCTTTTCGGCGTCAATCCAACCCAAAAACATGGCTTTATAGTATCGCGCATAATCTAACCATTGATTTTATCCGAAAGCGGAAGCCGATATTATTTTTACAAGAAGCGTTTTTGTTTAAGAAGGATCCGAATCCGTTACCTGAAGAAAAGATAGAAATAAAAGAGAGCGCATATGAACTTTATAAAGCATTGGGGGCCATTAAAGATTCCTACAGGGAAGTGATTATCTTGAGGAAAATTAAAGAGTTTTCGATTGAGGAAACAGCGGAGATTTTAGGCTGGTCTGGTAGTAAGGTGAAATCTACTCTTTTTCGAGCGATTCCCGTATTGGAGAAGCAACTGTTAAAGGAGGGATATCTGCTTGAAGAAACCATATAA
- a CDS encoding pentapeptide repeat-containing protein: MKIDSPRISPDRSTKKFHDIFYEEDSILEMCTIVDSVFENEVVDRVRLSNAVVKNCRFNQTDFGSGDFTDVCFENCDFSNVNLSKASIHRVEFKNCKLVGVNFAESSFGNVGFSNSVLNLATFGNSKLEKVVFQDVSLRNTDFYDCKLKKVNYQFCQLDGANFDQTSLKGIDISSSTFDTLTVSMEKLVGCKVSSHQAIQFAALMGLVVKE, from the coding sequence ATGAAAATCGATTCACCTAGAATTTCACCTGATCGATCGACTAAGAAGTTCCATGATATCTTTTATGAAGAGGATTCCATCTTAGAAATGTGCACCATTGTGGATTCTGTGTTTGAAAATGAAGTGGTTGATCGCGTGCGGTTATCGAATGCGGTGGTGAAAAATTGCAGGTTCAACCAAACGGATTTCGGAAGCGGCGATTTTACGGATGTGTGTTTTGAGAACTGTGATTTTTCCAATGTCAATTTGAGTAAGGCTTCTATTCATCGCGTAGAGTTTAAAAATTGTAAGCTGGTCGGTGTGAATTTTGCAGAGTCTAGCTTTGGAAACGTTGGATTTTCGAATTCGGTGTTAAATTTGGCGACCTTCGGAAATTCGAAGCTGGAGAAGGTAGTTTTTCAGGATGTTTCTTTGAGAAATACCGATTTTTATGATTGTAAGCTTAAGAAAGTGAATTATCAATTCTGTCAGCTGGACGGAGCAAACTTTGACCAAACATCATTAAAGGGAATCGATATTAGTTCCTCCACCTTTGATACACTCACGGTTTCCATGGAAAAACTAGTTGGCTGCAAGGTATCCTCTCACCAGGCGATACAGTTTGCGGCGTTGATGGGATTGGTTGTTAAAGAATAG
- a CDS encoding DEAD/DEAH box helicase: MMVRSLTASDVKKMFSSSNYRKGHNYYNQGRVIELTFDSNKEAWSGVVSGAERYRVMVQENESGFEFECSCPAFHRYDEECKHVVAVMIQIQETESMGGQVFSAKDWMQARQQELKRQQEELVRQQQDRQAAYVKKITNQFIDTFASYQHESMFQEGTTEKQPLMVEWICIIHRTYKHIVLTLEMKVGQKRTYVVKNLVDFLQAIIQKKQYPFTKTFSYDPNEYTFMEKDQEIIDLLHEALNYEEIYRNLQSPFAPYGRVSDNRGITISPIIADQLLEILAESQIEFRNKGVTYHQLTLHKDELPYRFQLDQGNNEAFNLDVTAFELVEYLDLYGYVVRQNDIYKLTPMQQSFVKELKRLVQQAKTTVLPISHDQIEPLLTYVVPMMDEIGTLKIADSISTKIMKFPLQAKMYVDYIDDFLQVTLEYHYGETTINPFVEITRKSESNPILLRDAEKEQWIKHVIESSALQSNGQTLFVKEEEEIFEFLYKTLPRLEDQVDIFLTKPVKALLLAEQYTPVPRIDVDSSGNWLEVRFDMEGIEQEDIQHILRHVVEKKRYYRLPNGVFVSLESEGFEMVQHMLHDLHIQSSELEEESIRLPLYRGLQLEELVSGERGNKAKYGKAFRQLLTRLKNPDELDFEVPDSLHAELRDYQNYGFQWLSTLKYYGLGGILADDMGLGKTLQSIALLLADKKKYEERKPSLILAPASLVYNWKNELVKFAPSLRVEVLIGSPQERLDMLQCATPPDIWITSYPTLRQDIEYYQQHEFRTLILDEAQAVKNYATKTAKAVRDIKADTRFALSGTPIENSIDELWSIFQTIMPDFFPNQNAFRQLSPEKVGKMIQPFLLRRVKKEVLKELPDKIETVHVSDLTKQQKELYLAYLDKIRTETTDSLDGEGFQKSRIKILAGLTRLRQLCCHPSLFLDNYKGDSGKLQQLMELVVNALENGRRLLIFSQFSSMLRLISKSLEKADLGFFYLDGKTASEKRVQLVDRFNNGESDIFLISLKAGNTGLNLTGADTVILYDLWWNPAVEEQAAGRAHRMGQKKVVQVIRLITQGTIEEKMYELQQRKKELIETVIAQDDQSLSRITEQDIREILNI; this comes from the coding sequence ATGATGGTCCGTTCATTAACTGCTTCAGATGTTAAAAAAATGTTCTCTTCATCTAACTACCGGAAAGGGCATAATTATTACAACCAAGGAAGAGTAATAGAATTGACTTTCGATTCTAATAAAGAGGCGTGGTCCGGAGTAGTCTCGGGAGCAGAGCGATATCGGGTGATGGTCCAGGAAAATGAGAGTGGTTTTGAGTTTGAGTGCTCCTGTCCTGCCTTTCATCGTTATGACGAGGAATGTAAACATGTGGTTGCCGTTATGATCCAAATCCAAGAAACGGAATCAATGGGAGGACAGGTCTTTTCTGCTAAGGATTGGATGCAAGCAAGACAACAAGAGCTAAAGAGACAGCAAGAAGAGTTAGTTAGACAGCAGCAAGATAGACAAGCGGCCTATGTTAAGAAGATTACGAATCAGTTTATTGACACTTTCGCTTCCTATCAACATGAAAGCATGTTCCAAGAGGGGACGACAGAAAAACAACCACTGATGGTGGAGTGGATTTGTATCATTCACAGAACTTATAAACATATTGTTCTCACGTTAGAGATGAAGGTGGGGCAAAAGCGAACGTATGTGGTCAAAAATTTAGTAGATTTCCTTCAGGCTATCATACAAAAAAAGCAGTACCCTTTTACCAAAACCTTTTCATATGATCCAAATGAATATACCTTTATGGAAAAGGATCAGGAAATTATTGATCTTTTGCATGAGGCTTTAAATTATGAAGAAATCTATCGAAACCTTCAATCACCATTCGCCCCATATGGTAGGGTATCTGATAATCGGGGGATAACCATTTCTCCTATAATAGCAGACCAACTACTAGAAATACTTGCGGAAAGTCAAATAGAATTTCGGAATAAAGGTGTTACGTATCATCAGTTAACACTCCATAAAGACGAATTGCCCTATAGATTTCAACTAGATCAAGGAAACAATGAAGCATTTAATTTAGATGTAACTGCTTTTGAGCTTGTGGAATATCTTGACTTGTATGGTTATGTGGTAAGGCAGAATGACATTTATAAGCTGACTCCTATGCAACAATCCTTTGTAAAAGAGTTAAAAAGACTGGTTCAGCAAGCAAAAACAACCGTCTTACCCATTAGTCATGATCAAATAGAACCACTTCTCACCTACGTCGTGCCGATGATGGATGAAATTGGCACGCTAAAAATTGCCGATAGTATCTCTACGAAAATAATGAAATTTCCTTTACAAGCTAAGATGTATGTTGATTACATCGATGATTTTTTACAGGTGACGTTGGAATATCATTACGGAGAAACGACGATTAATCCCTTTGTGGAAATTACTAGAAAATCAGAGAGTAATCCTATTTTATTGAGAGATGCAGAAAAGGAACAATGGATTAAACATGTCATCGAGTCGAGCGCACTCCAGTCCAATGGGCAGACACTTTTTGTAAAGGAAGAAGAGGAAATCTTTGAATTTTTATATAAAACCCTTCCTCGACTAGAGGATCAGGTAGATATTTTCTTAACGAAACCAGTCAAAGCTCTCCTTCTAGCTGAGCAGTATACTCCAGTGCCCCGTATCGATGTGGACTCATCCGGAAATTGGTTAGAAGTTCGTTTTGACATGGAAGGGATTGAGCAAGAAGATATCCAACATATCTTGCGTCATGTGGTTGAAAAAAAGAGATATTATCGACTGCCAAATGGGGTGTTTGTTTCGCTTGAATCAGAGGGATTTGAAATGGTCCAGCATATGCTTCATGATCTCCACATTCAATCGTCGGAACTGGAAGAGGAGTCCATCCGCCTCCCGTTGTACAGAGGGCTTCAACTAGAAGAACTAGTTTCAGGAGAAAGAGGAAATAAGGCGAAGTATGGAAAAGCTTTTCGACAATTACTTACTCGTCTAAAAAATCCTGATGAGCTGGACTTTGAGGTTCCAGACTCTCTGCATGCAGAGCTACGAGACTATCAAAACTATGGATTTCAGTGGCTAAGTACACTAAAATATTATGGACTTGGTGGGATTCTGGCAGATGATATGGGCTTAGGAAAAACGCTGCAGAGTATTGCACTATTATTGGCAGATAAAAAGAAATACGAGGAAAGAAAGCCATCCCTTATATTGGCACCTGCTTCCCTCGTATATAATTGGAAAAATGAACTTGTGAAATTTGCACCATCCTTACGTGTGGAAGTGTTGATTGGTTCGCCTCAAGAGCGGTTGGACATGCTTCAGTGTGCAACTCCTCCTGATATCTGGATTACATCTTATCCCACATTGCGTCAGGATATCGAATATTATCAACAGCATGAGTTTCGCACGCTTATTTTAGATGAAGCGCAAGCTGTAAAAAATTATGCAACAAAAACAGCGAAGGCCGTAAGAGATATAAAAGCAGATACTCGTTTTGCACTTAGTGGAACGCCGATTGAAAATTCCATAGATGAGCTATGGTCGATTTTCCAAACTATCATGCCGGATTTCTTCCCAAACCAAAATGCCTTCCGCCAGTTGTCACCTGAAAAGGTTGGAAAGATGATTCAACCATTTTTACTCCGAAGGGTGAAAAAAGAGGTATTGAAGGAATTGCCGGATAAAATTGAGACGGTTCATGTTTCTGATCTTACGAAGCAGCAAAAAGAACTGTATCTTGCTTATTTGGATAAAATTAGAACGGAAACAACGGATTCGCTGGATGGAGAGGGTTTTCAAAAAAGTCGGATAAAGATTCTTGCTGGTTTAACAAGGCTCCGTCAATTGTGCTGTCATCCTTCTTTATTTTTAGATAATTATAAGGGTGACTCAGGCAAGCTCCAACAATTAATGGAACTTGTCGTGAATGCGCTTGAAAATGGTAGGAGATTACTCATTTTCTCTCAATTTAGTAGTATGCTACGTTTAATCAGTAAATCCCTAGAGAAGGCGGACTTAGGTTTCTTTTATTTAGATGGGAAAACGGCCTCAGAGAAACGTGTTCAATTGGTAGATCGTTTTAATAACGGGGAATCGGACATTTTTCTCATTTCATTGAAAGCAGGAAATACCGGATTGAATTTAACTGGAGCGGATACGGTGATTTTATATGATCTTTGGTGGAACCCGGCTGTGGAAGAACAGGCAGCAGGGCGAGCGCATCGAATGGGGCAGAAGAAGGTCGTCCAGGTGATACGCTTAATCACGCAAGGAACCATCGAAGAAAAAATGTATGAGTTACAGCAAAGGAAGAAAGAACTCATTGAAACCGTCATTGCACAAGATGACCAATCCCTATCGAGAATCACCGAACAGGATATAAGGGAGATATTGAATATTTAA
- a CDS encoding ABC transporter ATP-binding protein, producing the protein MLKVSGIETFYGKIQALKGVSLEVEQGKIVTILGANGAGKTTTMKTIAGLLKPKQGSVEFFGEDVTGFRPDQLVRKGIALVPEGRAILSSMTVMENLEMGAYHRNDKEIGKDIEDVMKHFPILKERKNQLGGTLSGGQQQMLAIARALLSRPKLLLLDEPSMGLAPLIVADIFKIIREIKDTGTTVLLVEQNAKQALKVADYGYVLETGKVIISGKAETLLEDPRIVEAYLGRRSS; encoded by the coding sequence TTGCTTAAAGTATCTGGAATTGAGACTTTTTATGGGAAAATTCAGGCGCTAAAAGGAGTCAGTCTTGAAGTGGAACAAGGGAAGATTGTAACCATCCTTGGTGCCAATGGAGCCGGAAAAACGACTACCATGAAAACCATAGCAGGTTTATTAAAGCCAAAGCAGGGATCTGTTGAGTTTTTTGGAGAAGATGTTACAGGTTTCAGGCCTGACCAGCTTGTTAGAAAGGGGATTGCTCTTGTTCCTGAGGGAAGAGCGATTCTATCGAGTATGACGGTGATGGAAAACCTTGAAATGGGAGCTTACCATCGAAACGATAAAGAGATTGGAAAAGATATTGAAGATGTCATGAAGCACTTCCCGATTCTAAAAGAAAGAAAGAATCAGTTGGGCGGTACCCTTTCTGGTGGGCAGCAACAAATGTTGGCTATAGCAAGGGCATTACTTTCACGGCCAAAACTATTACTTCTAGATGAGCCATCTATGGGACTTGCTCCTTTAATTGTAGCGGATATTTTTAAGATTATAAGAGAAATAAAAGATACTGGCACAACCGTGCTCCTCGTTGAACAAAACGCAAAGCAAGCATTGAAGGTCGCTGACTATGGATACGTTTTGGAAACCGGAAAAGTCATTATTAGCGGAAAAGCAGAAACTCTTTTAGAAGATCCTAGAATAGTAGAGGCATACCTTGGAAGAAGATCAAGTTAG
- a CDS encoding SEC-C metal-binding domain-containing protein translates to MIDTKIDKKTENTLLRALHNAKAHSRQMQMRREKELWKQIDTPCRLIDVLGLLKKHELDFIRKRLDLKGLSSLNKGALASELERLIPANFKKILHMLDQERYDLIREIVSNSRYSISNSRFTISKVESLMEWGIIFPGVDQDQKFLTMPSELMDLFTKMDGPELKNIIRRNTEWIRLTHGMLYYYGVMDTSLLLDRISQLTLQKVDSLDYLRVFSAASNYYKQAKFSYKVLGLEDHRVHDAKELMDEQNKKAAIDYYPFTKEQLSRAGEPGFIERNPSMVKFLDFLFEHYDLTHSETEDIAKELINIINLDEHPSMIIKYLSTRLEFPTFEFVQEITALIMELYNQTRMWVLKGYAPSELAQEEKKHLLPLPSDDENKKVGRNDPCPCGSGKKYKKCCGK, encoded by the coding sequence ATGATTGATACAAAGATTGATAAAAAAACAGAGAATACTTTACTGCGTGCGTTACATAATGCAAAGGCACATAGCCGACAAATGCAAATGAGAAGAGAAAAGGAGCTTTGGAAGCAAATTGATACTCCATGCCGCCTCATTGATGTATTAGGTTTGTTGAAAAAGCATGAATTGGATTTTATTCGTAAAAGACTTGATCTTAAAGGTCTAAGCTCACTCAATAAGGGTGCGTTAGCTAGCGAGCTTGAACGATTGATTCCGGCCAATTTCAAAAAGATCCTACATATGTTAGATCAAGAGAGATATGATCTGATCCGTGAAATTGTTAGTAACTCAAGGTACTCCATTTCAAATAGCCGGTTTACTATTTCAAAAGTTGAATCACTCATGGAGTGGGGGATTATTTTTCCAGGTGTTGATCAGGACCAAAAGTTTCTTACTATGCCTTCTGAGCTTATGGATCTTTTTACAAAAATGGATGGACCTGAACTGAAGAATATTATTCGTCGGAATACCGAGTGGATCCGTCTTACTCATGGGATGCTTTATTATTATGGGGTTATGGATACCTCTCTTCTTTTAGATAGAATAAGCCAGCTAACTCTGCAAAAAGTAGATTCTTTAGATTACCTGAGGGTTTTCTCTGCTGCAAGTAACTATTATAAGCAAGCGAAATTTTCTTATAAGGTACTTGGATTAGAAGACCATCGCGTACACGATGCTAAGGAATTAATGGACGAACAGAACAAGAAAGCGGCTATTGATTATTATCCGTTTACAAAAGAACAGCTATCACGAGCGGGAGAGCCTGGTTTTATTGAGCGAAATCCTTCCATGGTAAAGTTCTTAGACTTTCTATTCGAACATTATGATCTAACGCATTCAGAGACAGAAGATATAGCCAAAGAGCTAATTAATATCATCAATTTGGATGAACATCCGTCGATGATTATCAAGTACTTAAGCACCCGCTTAGAGTTCCCAACCTTTGAATTCGTTCAGGAAATCACGGCGCTGATAATGGAGTTATATAACCAGACTCGCATGTGGGTGCTAAAAGGATATGCGCCTTCAGAGCTGGCTCAAGAAGAGAAGAAGCACTTGCTTCCACTACCATCTGATGATGAAAACAAAAAAGTAGGTCGTAATGATCCGTGCCCTTGCGGAAGTGGGAAGAAATATAAGAAGTGTTGTGGAAAATAA
- a CDS encoding NAD-dependent malic enzyme, which produces MNTKVIQTTLKGKEILSNPFLNKGVAFSKKEREELGLEGLLPPHVLSLEEQAKRAYEQYSARTTNLFKNGLLYDLYNRNVVLFYRLLKDHLSEMLPIIYTPTVGEAIEQYSHVYRRPGGMYLSIEDPEGVEAAFRNLGQPKNGIDLIVVTDSESILGIGDQGVGGINIAIGKLAVYTAAAGIDPSRVLPIVLDVGTNNQSLMEDPFYIGNKFPRVRGERYDEFIDLFVSTARKFFPEVLLHWEDLGNVNARNILEKYGEKTLTFNDDIQGTGAVTLAAVMSALKVTGVPLKEQRIVVFGPGAAGIGNADQMAEAMIFDGLSKEEAYDRFWAVDYRGLLTDDISDVFTFQKPYARRAEEVREWERNEDGIISLMEVVKRVKPTILIGTSGQAGAFTEEIVREMAKHVERPIIMPMSNPTSLAEAVPADLIQWTDGKVLMATGSPFDNVVYNGVSYEIGQSNNAFVFPGLGLGAIVAKAEIISKGMLAAAATAVATMSESSKPGAPLLPSINKLQEVSEYVAIEVAKSAIAEGIAKANINMVDVEKAVANAMWKPEYKEVKRLAV; this is translated from the coding sequence ATGAATACAAAAGTAATACAGACCACTTTAAAGGGAAAAGAGATTCTATCGAATCCATTTTTAAACAAAGGGGTTGCTTTTTCAAAAAAGGAACGGGAAGAGTTGGGACTAGAGGGATTATTACCTCCCCATGTTCTGAGCTTGGAGGAACAGGCGAAAAGAGCGTATGAGCAATATTCTGCCCGGACCACCAATTTGTTTAAAAATGGACTCCTTTACGATTTATATAACCGAAATGTGGTTCTTTTTTACCGTTTGTTAAAGGATCATCTAAGCGAAATGCTCCCAATTATCTACACGCCAACTGTTGGAGAAGCCATTGAACAATACTCACATGTCTATCGCCGTCCTGGGGGCATGTATTTATCAATCGAAGATCCGGAGGGAGTCGAAGCTGCTTTTAGGAACCTCGGGCAGCCTAAAAACGGAATTGATCTAATCGTTGTGACGGATTCAGAAAGCATCCTCGGAATCGGTGATCAAGGTGTCGGGGGCATTAATATCGCCATCGGGAAATTAGCCGTTTATACAGCGGCGGCGGGTATTGATCCTAGCCGGGTGCTGCCGATTGTACTCGATGTGGGGACGAACAATCAGTCTTTAATGGAAGATCCTTTTTATATCGGAAACAAATTCCCGCGCGTCCGCGGAGAGCGCTATGACGAGTTCATCGATTTATTTGTTTCTACAGCAAGAAAATTCTTCCCAGAGGTGCTGCTTCACTGGGAGGATCTCGGCAATGTTAATGCACGGAATATCTTAGAAAAATACGGAGAAAAAACCCTTACCTTTAACGATGATATCCAGGGAACAGGTGCGGTGACCCTTGCAGCGGTTATGTCTGCCTTAAAAGTGACGGGGGTGCCTTTGAAGGAACAGCGGATTGTTGTGTTTGGACCTGGAGCCGCCGGAATTGGAAACGCTGATCAGATGGCAGAGGCGATGATTTTCGATGGCTTATCCAAGGAAGAGGCGTATGACCGCTTCTGGGCGGTAGACTACCGCGGATTGTTGACAGATGACATTTCAGATGTTTTTACATTCCAGAAACCATACGCACGTCGGGCTGAAGAGGTTCGGGAATGGGAACGAAATGAAGACGGCATCATCTCATTGATGGAAGTGGTTAAAAGAGTGAAGCCAACGATATTGATTGGTACTTCCGGACAAGCGGGAGCCTTCACGGAGGAGATTGTGCGGGAAATGGCGAAACACGTGGAGCGCCCGATTATTATGCCGATGTCCAATCCAACGTCCTTGGCGGAAGCTGTACCGGCAGATTTGATTCAATGGACCGATGGCAAGGTGTTGATGGCTACCGGTAGTCCATTTGATAATGTTGTTTACAACGGAGTCAGCTACGAAATTGGCCAATCGAATAATGCTTTTGTTTTCCCAGGATTAGGGCTCGGCGCTATCGTGGCAAAAGCGGAGATCATCTCAAAGGGCATGCTGGCCGCAGCAGCAACCGCTGTGGCAACCATGTCCGAAAGCAGTAAGCCAGGCGCGCCATTGCTGCCGTCCATCAACAAATTGCAAGAGGTATCAGAATACGTAGCCATCGAAGTAGCCAAGTCCGCCATCGCAGAAGGAATCGCCAAGGCCAACATTAACATGGTTGACGTAGAAAAAGCAGTAGCAAACGCCATGTGGAAACCGGAATACAAAGAAGTCAAGAGATTAGCGGTATAA